One stretch of Prunus persica cultivar Lovell chromosome G1, Prunus_persica_NCBIv2, whole genome shotgun sequence DNA includes these proteins:
- the LOC18792645 gene encoding TMV resistance protein N produces the protein MGGIGKTTLAKAIYNKFEGSFEGRSLLANVREVANQPITGLVGLQKQLLNDILKSKGHIKFDSVAKGIEMIRERLPYKRALVIIDDADDLHQLKAIARKRDWLGPGSRIIITTRDKHLLEQIGVDGTYMAEEMDENEALELFGWHAFESGYPNQEYLDLSKRVIRYCQGLPLALEVVGSFLIKRPTAEWESHLEKLERCPDGDIQKILRISFDGLPNQEKREIFLDISCFFIGMDKDYVTQILDGCGFFATIGIRVLIERCLVTVSEQNQLMMHDLVRDMGREIVYENAHGHPEKLSRLWKREDVTNVLCDESVSTFPVIKF, from the coding sequence ATGGGCGGCATTGGGAAAACAACGCTTGCCAAAGCCATTTATAACAAATTTGAAGGTAGCTTTGAAGGTAGGAGTCTCCTTGCAAACGTGAGGGAAGTAGCAAACCAACCCATTACTGGTCTGGTTGGTTTGCAAAAACAACTTCTAAATGATATCTTGAAAAGCAAGGGCCACATAAAGTTTGACTCTGTTGCTAAAGGGATCGAGATGATAAGAGAAAGACTTCCCTATAAAAGAGCACTCGTCATAATTGACGATGCAGATGATCTACACCAACTAAAAGCAATAGCTAGAAAACGTGATTGGCTTGGTCCTGGAAGTAGAATTATTATAACAACAAGAGATAAACATTTGCTGGAGCAAATTGGAGTGGATGGCACATATATGGCTGAAGAAATGGATGAAAACGAAGCTCTAGAGCTCTTTGGTTGGCATGCCTTTGAAAGTGGTTATCCTAATCAAGAATATCTTGACCTCTCAAAACGTGTAATTCGTTACTGTCAAGGCTTGCCTCTAGCACTTGAAGTTGTAGGGTCTTTTCTGATTAAAAGACCCACAGCGGAGTGGGAAAGCCATTTGGAGAAATTGGAAAGATGTCCTGATGGAGATATTCAAAAAATACTCAGAATAAGCTTTGACGGGCTACCTAAtcaggaaaagagagagattttcCTTGATATATCTTGTTTCTTTATAGGAATGGACAAGGACTATGTAACACAAATATTAGATGGATGTGGCTTTTTTGCAACGATAGGAATCAGGGTCCTCATTGAACGATGCCTTGTAACTGTTAGTGAGCAAAACCAGCTGATGATGCATGATTTGGTTCGAGACATGGGAAGAGAGATCGTTTATGAAAATGCCCACGGTCACCCAGAAAAACTTAGTAGATTGTGGAAACGTGAAGACGTAACAAATGTATTGTGCGATGAATCTGTAAGTACTTTCCCAGTAATAAAGTTTTAG